From the Musa acuminata AAA Group cultivar baxijiao chromosome BXJ3-1, Cavendish_Baxijiao_AAA, whole genome shotgun sequence genome, the window GCAGAGGGGGTGCACGACGAAGCCGCAGGGACCGCACTGATAGACCAAGCGGCTGGTCGCCTGGCAGCACACGCTGCACCGGCGGCCGCAGCCGCCAGACTGGGTCAGCGTCAGACAGTGCGAATGCATGGAGCAGCTGACGCTCTGCGGGCACCTGGCGCAGTACTCGTGGAGGTCGAAGTCGCAGCTGTTGCACCGGTAGCTAACCCCGTAGCCGGCGACGCCGCATCCGTTGCAGATGAAGCTT encodes:
- the LOC135628327 gene encoding protein VACUOLELESS GAMETOPHYTES-like, producing the protein MTRIRHFTHPSCYLTRTCQQSFICNGCGVAGYGVSYRCNSCDFDLHEYCARCPQSVSCSMHSHCLTLTQSGGCGRRCSVCCQATSRLVYQCGPCGFVVHPLCVQGRRW